The bacterium genomic interval GTGCGGGTGACCCGTCCATGCCGCAAGCAGCGGCCTTTCTTGCGCGAGAGAATCTTCGGCACTTTCGCGCCGCGCCGGATTATTTTCCTGTGTGTAGAGCTCTTTGCCTGCCGAGGCCGCACTTCGCAAAAAGAGCACCGCATCATAGCTGTCTCTTGTGTCATAGAGCGTTTTGCCCGCTTCAAGGCGTATGCGGCGAAACTCGGCCGGTGTTATATAGAGGAGCTGGTCCATGAATCCGCGGTCGTGCAGGATGAGACAGTTTGCCTCCGGCGCATGACGGGCAATTTCGATGAGCTCCTTGCGCCAGGAAACCTGCAGAACGAAAATCGCTCGCTGTATCTGGTAGAACGCCGCCGGATTGCTCTGGGCAAGTTCCATAATGTCTTTAAGACCGCCCATGATAACGGGTGTTGCAATTTCCGAAGAGCGTAGAATTCTCCAACCGGGTATTTGTGGATTTTGCACCACGCGTTCCAGCAACACGCTCTTTCCGGACCCCGCGGGACCCGTAACCGCAATCTCACAAATTCGTTTTGCCATCGTGCACCTCGTTTTTTTAAGACTTTGTGTAAAAGAACTTCAGCAGCCCATCATAACATAAAATGTTTGAGTTTGCAATATGTCTTATGCGGCGTTTCGCGCGGCGGAGTTTGACAGTTCGGGGCTGCGGCAGTACGGTTGGCTCACCAGATCTTTACAAATCCACCCCTCGGAAAATCCGCAAAAGGAGGCATTATGCGAGACAAGATTTACAGATACGGAATTGGCGTTATTATGGGAGCGCTGCTGTTTGGCGTATATGTACAAATCGCACAAGCAATCAGGACGACCGGGCAGGATTCTTATTTTTTCTCGTACTACACAACAATCCGCCAGACCATCGATACTACATACGTCGGGGTCGGTACAAAAACTCCCTCGGCGAAGCAGCTCGCCTACGGCGCACTCAAGGGACTTGTACGGTCCTTGGGCGACCCGTATTCCGTTTTTCTTACCCCCGAGGAAACCGAATTCATAAATGACCAGGACTCCGGTTCTTATGCGGGCATTGGCGCTACACTAAAACAGGAAGACGCCTCCTCAATACGCATCATTGATCTGGCAAAGGACTCTTCCGCGGAGAAAGGGGGTCTTCACGTCGGCGACAGGATTGTAGCAATCGACGACGTTCCGGTAAGCGAGTATTCTCTCACCGAATCGGTCATGCATATTCGCGGCAGTGCGGGAGAAACCGTGTCTCTGACGGTCCTTCGCGAAAAGGTCTCCGACCCTATGGTTTTCAAGATCAAGCGGGAAGAGCGCATCATTGCCGAGCTTCATGTCTCGTCGCGCCTTGTGGGCAAGACCGGAATCATTATCGTTCCCGAATTCGGGACCGATACCGAAAAAGAATTCTATGCCGTTGTGAAGGATTTTCTTTCAAGGGGCGCCACATCGTTTATCATTGATCTGCGCAAAAATCCCGGCGGGAGTGTTGGCGTCTGCGTGGCCATTACAAGCGCTTGGACGGACAAGAAGAAGCTTGTAACGGCCATGAAAGAGAAAGATGGTATCAGGGAGTATTTTTCGGAAAGCGGCGGAAAGCTTTTCGGGAAAAAAACGGTAGTGCTGGTGAGCGGAAGCTCCGCTTCGGCATCGGAGATACTTGCCGGAGCTCTTCAGGATTGGGGTGCT includes:
- a CDS encoding S41 family peptidase, which translates into the protein MRDKIYRYGIGVIMGALLFGVYVQIAQAIRTTGQDSYFFSYYTTIRQTIDTTYVGVGTKTPSAKQLAYGALKGLVRSLGDPYSVFLTPEETEFINDQDSGSYAGIGATLKQEDASSIRIIDLAKDSSAEKGGLHVGDRIVAIDDVPVSEYSLTESVMHIRGSAGETVSLTVLREKVSDPMVFKIKREERIIAELHVSSRLVGKTGIIIVPEFGTDTEKEFYAVVKDFLSRGATSFIIDLRKNPGGSVGVCVAITSAWTDKKKLVTAMKEKDGIREYFSESGGKLFGKKTVVLVSGSSASASEILAGALQDWGAATVVGTTTFGKGVAQAHIAYPDGSSLILTVARWYTPSGREIHGKGIKPDIEVKNESDDAGKDASHDAQMERALEYLTTGR